One genomic segment of Anticarsia gemmatalis isolate Benzon Research Colony breed Stoneville strain chromosome Z, ilAntGemm2 primary, whole genome shotgun sequence includes these proteins:
- the LOC142986410 gene encoding mitochondrial cardiolipin hydrolase-like — protein sequence MISCKNIFYLVTVYVVSRVAYKYYFVEKKKPEPKPEPEPEKKTVINEALMFSTEFEKSEISPFNSRLITKSMSRLLYYLQCPKYNLDLCMYLITNTDVTESLMALHRRGVQVRILFESEMRDVPGSSALKLARCGINVKFTRTRNYMRHRFCLIDTLSDANGTPLLMAGSMNWTNQALCCSFDNILITSQETLVQPYREEFERLWEMFEGDTYEDEW from the coding sequence ATGATCagctgtaaaaatatattttatctggTAACGGTATATGTGGTCAGCCGTGTTGCGTACAAGTATTATTTTGTGGAAAAGAAAAAGCCAGAACCAAAACCAGAACCAGAACCAGAAAAGAAGACAGTTATTAACGAAGCTCTAATGTTCTCCACCGAATTTGAAAAGTCGGAGATTAGTCCATTTAATTCACGCCTCATAACGAAGAGTATGAGTAGATTATTGTACTACTTACAGTGTCCTAAGTATAACTTGGACCTATGTATGTATCTGATAACAAATACTGACGTAACAGAGAGTCTGATGGCTCTTCATCGCAGAGGTGTTCAAgtaagaattttatttgaatctGAAATGCGAGACGTACCTGGAAGTAGTGCATTAAAGCTGGCTAGGTGTGGAATTAATGTTAAGTTCACACGCACAAGAAATTATATGCGTCATAGATTCTGTTTAATTGATACATTGAGTGATGCTAATGGAACACCATTGCTGATGGCCGGCTCCATGAACTGGACAAATCAAGCACTGTGTTGCAGCTTCGATAACATATTAATCACATCACAGGAAACGCTAGTACAACCGTACCGGGAAGAATTTGAAAGGCTCTGGGAAATGTTTGAAGGAGATACATACGAAGATGAATGGTGA